Part of the Amblyraja radiata isolate CabotCenter1 chromosome 9, sAmbRad1.1.pri, whole genome shotgun sequence genome, CTATCCCATTTAAAAGCAACTCATCCATCACCAGTTTGCCAACCTCTGACACTAATTAAAAGTACTGAAAGCAAACCAATGAAATAGTACGTTTCACACTGAAATGGTAATTTAATACACCATTTGACTACTTGCCCCATTCCTCAATTTTGCAAGTTATAGAGTTCTCAATTTCCAAACTAAACATTCATTGGCAttaatgtagtttagagatgttgcatggaaacaggcccttcggccttatgggtccacatcaaccatcgatcacccgttcacactagctccatgttatcccacttttgtctccgttccctacacactgggtgcaatttacagaggccaattaaccaacaagcctttgggatgtgggaggaaaccagagcaccaggaggaaactaatgcagtcacagggagaacaggcaaactccacacaagcagcaattaaggccaggatcaaacccgtatctctggcgctatgaggccacAGGTCTACCaggtgcaccactgtgctgcctttaaGTTTCTCTTAAGTTACTCCCTCCATTACCTGTTGTAGAAAGGAATGTGGGCTTCACAATACTCAAATCCATTTTTGACACTCTCGTGAAGTTTCAGATTTACTGCAATCTTTAATTGTTGCTCCTCTTCCATTTGATAGAAACCAAGAATTGGAGGGATTGGTGCCTGCAAACAAGGCAAGAGTATTCAAATATTCAGGCCTCTAATTTTACCATCCCACTTCATTCACATCTGATCTCTTCTGCTTTACTTGGTGTTGATATTTGTCTTATATATAAAAAGATGATCTTATTTCAAACAATTCCACTATGGGGTAAACCTTAACACGAAAAGCTATTAGTGtaattaataacttttaaaagcaTTTCAGCCTATCTGACAGGCTTGGCTTGTATCCATTGGAGTTCAAACGAGTGAGAGGGAACTTTATTGAAGAACAAGATCTGAATTGGTCAACAGATTGGATATGGAGAGTGTCTGCCCTTTGGGAGAATCTAAATCTAATGATCGCTTGATCACCAGGGGCGGGAGGGGGCACTTGATCAGATcaaccatgatgatattgaaaagTGGAATTATCTAAAGGAGCTGATGGGCATGTTACACATTCTGGGTCAACATCGTGACTTGGAAATTCAATTGCAGAATCTATTTATTTTCAGATTTCTGTGATTGAaaatcaatacattttttttaaagggaaaaTTCTATAAATTCAATGATGTCCAAGTAGCCCTGATTCAAGCTCCAATTTAGAATTAGGGACTTGGGCAAGGTGAAGCGGAAAGGATTATGTCGTGGTCACAAACCAGGTTTGACAGAAACCAATCCTGCCCGGCTATTATAACTATAGCATGTCAATTTTTCAGTTCAAATCGATAATCCTACATCTACACACTTCCCGGTATTCTGCAAAAAAGGACAGTTAAAACAAGTCCACAATCAAAATATGCAAAAGGCTATACAAAAGGTCAAAGAACTGACCAAAATACAGTAAGCACAGAGACAGAGGACTGATAATTGGCAATAATATATGATCAGTAGTGACGTTGGTTGAGGGACTTAAAGAACAAGAGTATTTCTACACTTTTAAATGTTTGAGCAAAGTTATGTGCACACGAATAAGTAGATTGGTTTTTGAAAACCAATGCATCCAAAAGCCAGGATCTCTGATTATAAGGCACTCCTTTTCACAACTAACACAACTGACAGCCTATGACACACATTTAACAGTGAGTGCAAGTGCTAAGACAGGTCTGACACCAGGACCATAAATCAAAGCTAGGAAACAGCACAAAGCAAACTCAAAACAATTTTAATGAAAATGTGTGTATAGTTACACAAATCTTTTAATGAGAAAATGCATAATTTGAATCAAAATTCACATACACTTGTTTGGAGTTTAATAAGTAAACGTATACTAACTTGGGAGGTATAGCAGCAGAGTTTAAACACATCCAATGGTGGTGTGAAGGGAAACTTGTACGGTCCATTGAACAGTGAATCATCCATatcatcaatgctattaaaagtaAGGATCGTGGAGTCAACAGCACTGACGCAAGGATGCACCAGAATATCCTGGAGAGGAGATCCATTGATGGGCAAATTTAAGCTCACAGTAACAGTTGGCATTATTCCTTCCAGATCACACTAAATTGGAACAAATGCAGCAAGTTAGGAATAGAACTATTTAACAAaggagaaacaagttattattaaaTAATGAAAGTACAAATACCAGACAGTCTGCTGCAAGCTGCACGCTCACAAGAAAAATGAATTGATAATAGTGCTTCGGCTATTAAGTGCAACTGCTGCTGTTATAAGCAGGCACACAGCTTTGCATACATATTCAGTGCATTCACTGGTTTTGGTCAAGAAATCAATTTTGGCCTGAAGTACATCTCTGTCTGACTGTCTTCATAATGAACCATGGAATCTTTTACATCCACTTGATAAAATGGACTAGGCCTTCATTTTGCATTTCAGAAAGATAGTATCTCTGAAAATACAGCACTTCATTTGTGCCATCTTAGGTTATAGGCTCATGTCCTGTGGTGGGACTTGAATCTATCATATTGATACTCTGAAGTAAAATGCTGTTGCTAAGCAGAATTTTCTCATATTACGTGTGACACAAATGAGGaaatcttgaggaaaacacaaagtgctggaggaacgcagcgggtcaggcagcatctgtggaggaaattaacagaagacattttgggctgggaccctttgcgcctgtccattccctccacagatgctgcctgactcactgagttactccagcacctgatGTTTTGTCTAACAATTTGATGTCCCCTTGTACATTATAAGACTATAGTATGAGAGAAACAGCACAAAAAATGGTTCATCGGCCCACCGGGACAATGCCGATTttggatcacccattcatactagttctatgttatcccactttctcatccacactctACACatctagggcaatttacagtgcaaggcagcagctctacctgctgcgctgcCAATACAATCTGTATTGTTCATAAAAACTAAACATAAACCCAAATCTCAATGATATGCCTTATCATTTAATTAGGCTTCAGCAAAGTGAGAAAATCAAATTTACAGCAATAAGAATatcaaaaacaaataaaattaataatCCATAGACGTACAACTTCAGTGTTAAAATTGTaaactttaaaacaaaacaaCACACCTTCTTTGTTTGTGTTGGGGGTGTGATATCCAAACGGAGTATGTACATATACCATACTAACCTTGCATGTTACAGTTCCATACTCTTGCCATACATCAATCACATCTTTCTTGCCGTACTGCATTGACCGAATTTGTTCAGTGATGGAGACATTAACCTGAGGCTTCCCCTTGTATGTGCCAGGCTTCCAAGCTGGTTGTTTCTGTGTCGGCACCAACGAGACTGAATTCTGTGGACCATGGCTCCCAGAGAGGGTTTGCATCAATCCAAAATCAGTGTCTGTTAGAGTGCCCAGTGGGCAGGCATGCATCAGCATGGCAGGGAGCTGAGCCAACTTGGTAGCCATTTCTGATTCATTTCTTTGTGACAAATTTAAAAAGGCCATCAACCCCGTGAGCAATGCAAATGCAGCAGAAATCCCACAGAGATTTATCAATGGTGGGTGGGGCCTCAGAGTTTGTTCGACCAAAGGAAGGCAAGCATATAGgactgcattttgtgtcattaCAAGGACGGGCCAAAGAATGCCATCTCCAATGGTAATCTCATAAATGGATGTTTTATTTATTCTGCAACAGCTGTCTCTGTGTTCCACAAAGTTCTTGTCCAGGTCAGTCATACCAAGTTCACATAACAGTGCACTAAGAAAGATTCTCTCCTCCGGCACTTTTGTATAGCTTTTCCCATTGAAAATTCTGGCTCTTTTTTCAACTGTTGGATATTGCCTATAAAAAAAAGCATGTTTTCTTTTAATAATAACACAACTGAATGATGACTTCTAATCTAATAATTCATAAGTTGCAAATAAAATGCAACATTAATACAAAATGTGTATTTTGCTATAATTATATGTGCAATATAGTTTGCTTATCAATTAAGAATACAATTTACATCTTATTTTTATTTACTTTCATCCTGAAGGCAGCAACGTTACTGTTTTAACATCATTTGAACCGGCCTTTTAACACCAGTAATAATGGTAGTAGGAATCTAATGAAAATGCCCAGATTTCACTCACAGACAaacgaggaggaggccatttgagcAATTGTTCAGGCCAATTCTCTGTGGACCAATTCAGTCACTCATTTATTCATCCCTCCCCATGGTCATGCAAACTTGTTTCCCTTAAGTACCTACCCCTCTCTTCTTCCGTgaacccccccccttccctctgcctcacctgtatACAGCCATTTCTTCCCTTCTAACTATATTCCCTTTTATGGTTTACAAATTGCACCCTCTTCTATCCTAATCTCatgccttttgtcttttcatctctgttctttgtctaaccatctgcctttcaaaaTTTCCCTCACttctatccatctatcacttgccaggatttgtcctgCCTGTTctcgcttccagctttcttcatccACTGTCCTGAAAGGGTACCTACCCATCCCTGTTctacagagattctgcctgacccactgagttactccagtactttgtagtcatagtcatatagcatggaaatatgctcttcagcccaacttgtccatgccgaccaaggtgtcccatctgcattagtcccgcctgcccgcgtttggcccagaaccctctaaacctttcctatcctatgtacctgcccaaatgtctgaggcacaccactagtcactggcctccggcCCAATAAAACAACCTTTTACCATTACCCTGTTTCCTTCCATTAAGTTAATTCTCTATTCACTGGGCTAACTCTCTTTGGATCCCATACGATCTAACCTTCCCGAGCAGCCTACCgtgaggaaccttatcaaatgtcttgctgaagtccatacagataacgtctgcagctttgccctcatcaacctttttggttatttTTTCAAATAACTCAGATTTATGACATGATCTCccctgtacaaaaccatgctgactatcccaaatcagCCATTTATCTAAATGCATATACTGTATATCTCATCCCGCAGAATTCTCCCCAGTAACCTgcttaccacagatgttaggctcactgataGGCTTTTCCTTGCGGCCGTTCTTAATTAAAAGCACATTAGCTAATCTCCAGTTTTCCGGCACCTTGCTCATGACTAATGATGATTCCTACAGATAACGTCATgctcagccagcatctgcagttccttgtgtcttctttttttttattgcttgtttttattttaacctCACTTGTAGGCAGCGACTCCCTACAACTGCAGTGTGTAAAAAGTTCAGCCTCAGATGACCTGGATCTTTTGTACAACACCTTAAATATGTTCCCTTGCCCTTGTACCATCAGCTAAGGCGAGCAGCTGCTCTTTGCCTACATTATCTAAACAATTCATAATCTTGCTTGCCTCCATTCAATCCCTCCTCAATCTCCTTTGCCTCAGTGAGTGCAACCTCAACTTTGTGTtgatggtcagaacctttttcccaggataaaaatgtcaaaaactagaggctaCAGCTTCAAGGTTTTAGgggctaagtttaaaggagattaatATGGTTCACTACTTAAAAAAACAGACAACTGCAGGAAGGTTAGgtaaaccaactcaagctttaTTGATCATTAGCCGGCGAAAGTGACGGGGATACACCAGTcaagtattttttaaggaggctgaggtcatttaatatctgccaacccctactgtgcagtgtctaccattcagtggtggccagtgctctgttttttgctgtggcctgttggggagatggcgcccgtatagcggataaaaacagactggacaaactaatcaagaaggccggctcagtggtcggggctgagcaacgaacggtccagcaggtggcagaggccagaactctaaacaaactaggttctataatgacaaaccccactcacccactccatgccctgaaggtgatcaagagcagcatcttcagtcagaggctgattgcaccaatgtgcaaaacggagagatataggaagtcctgtttatcagctgctataagattttataatgcgcataaataattgcacttttttaaaattaattgtattttaacttgtattttaacttgttaagtatggaagccatttgaggaaatgtgtggtgttatgtttgtcttgaagctgtcgtggcacgtaatttcctgaaaaggattattaaaggtataatcaatcaatcaagtaagCAATAGACACT contains:
- the ap5m1 gene encoding AP-5 complex subunit mu-1 isoform X3 — encoded protein: MSVRAFWLLGLERGEAPTVKFSRQYPTVEKRARIFNGKSYTKVPEERIFLSALLCELGMTDLDKNFVEHRDSCCRINKTSIYEITIGDGILWPVLVMTQNAVLYACLPLVEQTLRPHPPLINLCGISAAFALLTGLMAFLNLSQRNESEMATKLAQLPAMLMHACPLGTLTDTDFGLMQTLSGSHGPQNSVSLVPTQKQPAWKPGTYKGKPQVNVSITEQIRSMQYGKKDVIDVWQEYGTVTCKCDLEGIMPTVTVSLNLPINGSPLQDILVHPCVSAVDSTILTFNSIDDMDDSLFNGPYKFPFTPPLDVFKLCCYTSQAPIPPILGFYQMEEEQQLKIAVNLKLHESVKNGFEYCEAHIPFYNRGPIVNTECKVSHGQLEVAREKSLLVWIIGQKFPKSLEVSLTGTVMFPGIGATNHSVQPNDPFCTGLTAYVKQRSCFLLSITSGTLKAMHP
- the ap5m1 gene encoding AP-5 complex subunit mu-1 isoform X1; translated protein: MSVRAFWLLGLERGEAPTVKFSRQYPTVEKRARIFNGKSYTKVPEERIFLSALLCELGMTDLDKNFVEHRDSCCRINKTSIYEITIGDGILWPVLVMTQNAVLYACLPLVEQTLRPHPPLINLCGISAAFALLTGLMAFLNLSQRNESEMATKLAQLPAMLMHACPLGTLTDTDFGLMQTLSGSHGPQNSVSLVPTQKQPAWKPGTYKGKPQVNVSITEQIRSMQYGKKDVIDVWQEYGTVTCKCDLEGIMPTVTVSLNLPINGSPLQDILVHPCVSAVDSTILTFNSIDDMDDSLFNGPYKFPFTPPLDVFKLCCYTSQAPIPPILGFYQMEEEQQLKIAVNLKLHESVKNGFEYCEAHIPFYNRGPIVNTECKVSHGQLEVAREKSLLVWIIGQKFPKSLEVSLTGTVMFPGIGATNHSVQPNDPFCTGLTAYVKLYFRIPDYTLTGCYVDQHSVQVYSSAKPKIITSKELLSSEYYIWNSEGDAPIASRSLPS
- the ap5m1 gene encoding AP-5 complex subunit mu-1 isoform X2, yielding MSVRAFWLLGLERGEAPTVKFSRQYPTVEKRARIFNGKSYTKVPEERIFLSALLCELGMTDLDKNFVEHRDSCCRINKTSIYEITIGDGILWPVLVMTQNAVLYACLPLVEQTLRPHPPLINLCGISAAFALLTGLMAFLNLSQRNESEMATKLAQLPAMLMHACPLGTLTDTDFGLMQTLSGSHGPQNSVSLVPTQKQPAWKPGTYKGKPQVNVSITEQIRSMQYGKKDVIDVWQEYGTVTCKCDLEGIMPTVTVSLNLPINGSPLQDILVHPCVSAVDSTILTFNSIDDMDDSLFNGPYKFPFTPPLDVFKLCCYTSQAPIPPILGFYQMEEEQQLKIAVNLKLHESVKNGFEYCEAHIPFYNRGPIVNTECKVSHGQLEVAREKSLLVWIIGQKFPKSLEVSLTGTVMFPGIGATNHSVQPNDPFCTGLTAYVKLYFRIPDYTLTGCYVDQHSVKGAAFF